From Actinopolyspora lacussalsi, a single genomic window includes:
- a CDS encoding alkylation response protein AidB-like acyl-CoA dehydrogenase (product_source=COG1960; cath_funfam=1.10.540.10,1.20.140.10,2.40.110.10; cog=COG1960; pfam=PF00441,PF02770,PF02771; superfamily=47203,56645): MSVAVQMDGLFTTASHDRLRDEVRHFAETEVRPQIPDMEQSRSVQYKLSRLIAEQGWIGVTIGPEHGGMGLGHLAKSIIIEELSRVSGAMGAMVQASQLGVAKLLHFGNADQQHRWLPEISAGHCLPTIAVTEPDSGGHVLGMTAAARREGDEYVLNGHKVFVGNSHVGDVHGVVARTGEGSRGLSAFLVESDRPGFSLGEHQASMGLHGFSYGELVFDECRVPAENRLGDEGQGLAVAYSSSILYGRPNLTAVALGIHRALVEETVDFAARHYRYGQPLSQLPTVQQKLGQMQSQLMTARLAAYHAAHSLDNAVPCDAELINAKLVNVEYALDSARTAMEVHAAYGLGTDSPVERYLRDAHHIFAPAGTSDIQRLRLAETALGNSRTPWSERLASQLGVFPRSS; this comes from the coding sequence ATGAGCGTTGCAGTCCAGATGGACGGCCTGTTCACCACTGCGAGCCACGATCGCCTTCGTGACGAGGTGCGTCACTTCGCCGAGACCGAAGTGCGCCCGCAAATTCCTGACATGGAGCAGTCTCGGTCGGTCCAGTACAAGCTCTCCCGTCTGATCGCCGAACAGGGCTGGATCGGAGTGACGATCGGGCCCGAGCACGGTGGAATGGGCCTGGGGCACCTGGCGAAGTCCATCATCATCGAAGAGCTCTCGCGGGTCAGTGGAGCGATGGGCGCGATGGTGCAGGCTTCCCAGCTGGGGGTAGCGAAGCTCCTGCACTTCGGGAACGCGGATCAACAGCACCGGTGGCTTCCGGAGATCAGTGCGGGACACTGCTTACCGACCATCGCCGTCACCGAGCCCGACTCCGGCGGCCACGTACTCGGCATGACGGCGGCCGCACGTCGTGAGGGTGACGAGTACGTGCTCAACGGGCACAAGGTCTTCGTGGGCAACAGCCACGTGGGCGACGTGCACGGTGTGGTGGCCCGCACCGGGGAGGGCTCCCGGGGGTTGTCGGCGTTTTTGGTGGAGTCGGACCGGCCCGGCTTCTCCCTCGGGGAGCACCAGGCGTCGATGGGGCTGCACGGGTTCAGCTACGGCGAACTCGTCTTCGACGAGTGCCGCGTCCCGGCCGAGAACCGGCTCGGCGACGAAGGACAGGGCTTGGCGGTGGCCTACAGCTCCAGCATCCTCTACGGGCGGCCCAATCTGACCGCTGTCGCGTTGGGGATCCACCGCGCCTTGGTGGAGGAGACTGTCGACTTCGCGGCGCGGCACTACCGCTACGGCCAACCGTTGTCCCAGCTGCCGACGGTGCAGCAGAAACTGGGGCAGATGCAGTCCCAGCTGATGACGGCCCGGCTGGCCGCTTATCACGCCGCGCACTCGCTGGACAACGCCGTGCCGTGTGATGCGGAGCTGATCAACGCCAAACTCGTCAACGTGGAGTACGCGCTCGACTCGGCACGGACCGCGATGGAGGTGCACGCCGCGTACGGGCTCGGCACCGACAGCCCGGTGGAACGTTACCTCCGCGACGCGCACCACATCTTCGCTCCCGCCGGCACCTCCGACATCCAACGGTTGCGGCTGGCCGAAACGGCCCTGGGGAACTCGCGTACCCCGTGGTCGGAGCGACTGGCCTCGCAGCTCGGTGTCTTTCCACGTTCGAGCTGA
- a CDS encoding PfaD family protein (product_source=TIGR02814; cath_funfam=3.20.20.70; cog=COG2070; pfam=PF03060; superfamily=51395; tigrfam=TIGR02814) — protein sequence MPALYPEWLGDQSFTEAHDVRFPYVAGEMAHGITGLELVEAMARAEMLAFFGAAGLGLERLDRELERLRTRLAGRRNWGVNLIHHPDDAAMEDAVAARLLRAGVPKISLSAFLDITPAVVRCAASGLRTDATGRIIRKTALFAKVSRPETAELFMSPPPPGLVRRLVDTGEITEEEGRLVTRIPVADDITVEADSGGHTDGRPLVSILPAILSLARRKSPGVRVGAAGGLGDPAAVSAAFSLGAAYVLTGSVNQMSREAAVSDEAKAMLAQAGVADVAMAPAGDMFELGAKVQVLRRGTMFAGRAARLYQLYLEHPSLDSLPAETRDSLEREVLGAGLDEVWRRTEEYWTQRCPSEITRAQADPRHRMALIFRWYLGNSVTWAVDGTPGRRSDYQLWCGPAAGAFNTWTAGSFLAEPGGRTVTQLARNLLQGAAVLTRVHQLRTLGARLPSDAFDFRPRPLV from the coding sequence GTGCCGGCCTTGTACCCGGAGTGGCTGGGCGACCAGAGCTTCACCGAGGCGCACGACGTGCGGTTCCCCTACGTCGCGGGCGAGATGGCGCACGGCATCACCGGCCTCGAACTGGTCGAGGCCATGGCGCGGGCGGAGATGCTGGCCTTCTTCGGGGCGGCAGGGCTCGGCCTCGAACGGCTCGACCGGGAACTGGAACGACTGCGGACCCGTCTCGCCGGGCGACGGAACTGGGGCGTCAACCTCATCCACCACCCCGACGACGCGGCCATGGAGGACGCGGTCGCGGCGCGCCTGTTACGCGCCGGAGTACCGAAGATCTCCCTGTCGGCGTTCCTGGACATCACCCCCGCGGTGGTGCGCTGCGCGGCCTCCGGACTGCGCACCGACGCGACGGGCCGGATCATTCGGAAGACCGCGCTGTTCGCCAAGGTCTCACGCCCGGAGACGGCCGAGCTGTTCATGTCGCCGCCCCCTCCCGGGCTGGTTCGTCGGCTCGTGGACACCGGCGAGATCACCGAGGAGGAGGGCCGTCTGGTCACCCGGATACCGGTGGCGGACGACATCACCGTCGAGGCGGACAGCGGTGGGCACACCGACGGCAGACCGCTGGTGTCGATCCTGCCCGCGATCCTGTCCCTGGCGCGGCGGAAGAGCCCGGGAGTGCGGGTGGGCGCGGCGGGCGGACTCGGCGATCCGGCCGCGGTGTCCGCGGCGTTCTCCCTCGGCGCGGCCTACGTGCTCACCGGCTCGGTGAACCAGATGTCGCGCGAGGCCGCGGTAAGCGACGAGGCGAAGGCCATGCTCGCGCAGGCCGGGGTGGCGGACGTGGCGATGGCGCCGGCGGGGGACATGTTCGAACTCGGCGCCAAGGTCCAGGTGCTGCGCCGAGGCACCATGTTCGCCGGCCGGGCGGCCCGGCTGTACCAGCTTTACCTCGAACACCCGTCGCTGGACTCGCTCCCCGCCGAGACCAGGGACTCGTTGGAACGCGAGGTCCTCGGGGCCGGCCTGGACGAGGTGTGGCGACGCACCGAGGAGTACTGGACGCAGCGCTGCCCGAGCGAGATCACCCGGGCGCAGGCGGACCCCAGGCACAGGATGGCGCTGATCTTCCGCTGGTACCTGGGTAATTCGGTCACCTGGGCGGTCGACGGCACGCCCGGCCGCCGCAGCGACTACCAGCTGTGGTGCGGCCCCGCCGCCGGAGCGTTCAACACCTGGACCGCGGGCAGCTTCCTGGCCGAACCCGGCGGACGCACGGTCACGCAGCTCGCCCGCAACCTGCTCCAGGGAGCCGCCGTGCTCACCCGCGTGCACCAGCTGCGCACTCTCGGGGCCCGCCTCCCCTCCGATGCCTTCGACTTCCGCCCCCGCCCACTGGTTTGA
- a CDS encoding hypothetical protein (product_source=Hypo-rule applied; pfam=PF05331), which yields MSAFNGHPPREQGIRPYLVTNGRTHPSAPLDLLSMVRSTGQVSHDVLGPEHSQTLLLCRSPTTVAEVAGHLRQPAVVVKILLSDLIGTGAVTTHDPTATADVTPDLIEKVLHGLRNRL from the coding sequence ATGAGCGCATTCAACGGTCACCCGCCGCGGGAACAGGGGATACGGCCCTACCTGGTCACCAACGGGCGCACCCACCCCAGTGCGCCACTGGACCTGCTGTCCATGGTGCGCAGCACGGGGCAGGTGTCCCACGACGTGCTGGGACCCGAGCACTCCCAGACGTTGCTGCTGTGCCGTTCCCCGACCACTGTCGCCGAGGTAGCAGGACACTTGCGGCAACCCGCGGTGGTCGTCAAAATTCTGCTTTCCGATCTCATCGGCACCGGTGCGGTAACCACTCACGATCCAACCGCGACCGCTGACGTCACCCCGGACCTGATCGAGAAGGTACTCCATGGGCTTAGAAACCGACTCTGA
- a CDS encoding GAF domain-containing protein (product_source=COG2203; cath_funfam=3.30.450.40; cog=COG2203; pfam=PF01590; smart=SM00065; superfamily=55781), protein MSASNMRLVGTPPDPNAQHRMERLRELGIREEPDPQFDALARRLADAAGAPYAMVNIISGQRQYFTGLYTRAESQTSAAMEAAQTAVSPGREMPKDHGFCPHVVSRGLPLVLGDVCSYPRFTSNPVVDQIGIRSYMGAPLIDHTGLTLGTVCTVAPETHSWGRRELETIKDFAAEVMELVHGRERP, encoded by the coding sequence ATGTCCGCCAGCAATATGCGCCTCGTAGGCACCCCACCGGATCCGAACGCTCAGCACCGGATGGAACGGTTGCGAGAACTCGGCATCCGGGAAGAACCCGACCCGCAGTTCGATGCCCTCGCGCGCAGGCTCGCCGACGCCGCGGGCGCCCCCTACGCGATGGTGAACATCATCAGCGGACAACGGCAGTACTTCACCGGGCTGTACACGCGAGCCGAGTCCCAGACCAGTGCCGCGATGGAAGCGGCACAAACGGCCGTGTCACCGGGACGGGAGATGCCGAAAGACCACGGTTTCTGCCCGCACGTGGTGTCCCGCGGACTGCCACTCGTCCTCGGCGATGTCTGCTCCTACCCACGGTTCACCAGCAATCCCGTGGTGGATCAGATCGGGATCCGGTCCTACATGGGGGCCCCGCTCATCGACCACACCGGCCTCACACTGGGCACGGTCTGCACCGTCGCACCGGAGACCCACTCATGGGGCCGCCGCGAACTGGAGACGATCAAAGACTTCGCGGCCGAGGTGATGGAGCTGGTACACGGCCGCGAGCGGCCGTGA
- a CDS encoding signal recognition particle receptor subunit beta (product_source=COG2229; cath_funfam=3.40.50.300; cog=COG2229; ko=KO:K06945; pfam=PF03029; smart=SM00382; superfamily=52540) codes for MGLETDSDAFPWQLKILVAGGFGAGKTTFVGASSEIEPLNTEEHLTTASVDTDSLAGVEGKSTTTVAMDFGRITFPDDNIALYLFGTPGQDRFWFMWDELSRGTVGAIVLADTRRLQDCFGAIEFFEQRGIYFLVAVNEFDNAMYYTPDEVRNALALHLNVPLVMCDARDSQAATRTLITLLEHVSTTSSPHPIG; via the coding sequence ATGGGCTTAGAAACCGACTCTGACGCATTCCCCTGGCAGCTCAAAATTCTCGTCGCGGGCGGATTCGGCGCCGGGAAGACAACCTTCGTCGGCGCGTCCAGTGAGATCGAGCCGTTGAACACCGAGGAGCACCTCACCACGGCCAGTGTCGACACGGACAGTCTGGCCGGTGTGGAAGGAAAGTCCACCACCACGGTGGCCATGGATTTCGGCCGCATCACCTTCCCCGACGACAACATCGCGTTGTATCTGTTCGGCACTCCGGGCCAGGACCGCTTCTGGTTCATGTGGGACGAGCTCTCCCGCGGCACCGTCGGTGCGATAGTGCTCGCCGACACGCGTCGACTTCAGGACTGTTTCGGAGCGATCGAATTCTTCGAGCAACGGGGTATCTACTTCCTGGTCGCCGTCAACGAATTCGACAACGCGATGTACTACACCCCCGACGAGGTGCGGAACGCCCTCGCGCTGCACCTGAACGTTCCGCTGGTGATGTGCGACGCCCGCGACTCCCAAGCCGCGACCCGAACACTCATCACGCTGCTCGAACACGTATCGACGACGTCCTCACCACACCCCATCGGCTGA
- a CDS encoding putative regulator of Ras-like GTPase activity (Roadblock/LC7/MglB family) (product_source=COG2018; cath_funfam=3.30.450.30; cog=COG2018; pfam=PF03259; smart=SM00960; superfamily=103196), which yields MTQPQDLTWLLANLVNQVPHTRSALLLSTDAIPRFYHGLERDDADRLASLASPLCSLVQEVGKCFGGGHGMRQANAELGDGSILAITAASSGSILAVLADSTVNAGVLSYEMQQLGRKVPSSLATPSRRSPAEESRSV from the coding sequence GTGACCCAACCACAGGATCTGACCTGGCTACTCGCGAACCTGGTCAACCAGGTTCCCCACACCCGAAGCGCCCTCTTACTGTCCACCGATGCGATCCCGCGGTTCTACCATGGTCTGGAGCGCGATGACGCGGACCGGCTGGCTTCCCTGGCCAGTCCCCTGTGCTCGCTGGTCCAGGAAGTGGGCAAATGCTTCGGGGGTGGGCACGGGATGCGCCAGGCCAATGCCGAACTCGGTGACGGCAGTATCCTGGCGATCACGGCCGCCAGCTCAGGCAGCATCCTCGCCGTCCTGGCCGACAGCACGGTCAACGCCGGGGTTCTCAGCTACGAGATGCAGCAGCTCGGCAGGAAAGTGCCCAGCAGTCTGGCCACGCCGTCACGACGTTCCCCGGCGGAGGAGAGTCGGTCGGTATGA
- a CDS encoding Ca2+-binding EF-hand superfamily protein (product_source=COG5126; cath_funfam=1.10.238.10; cog=COG5126; smart=SM00054; superfamily=47473) translates to MAEAPKDDETTEVTHGSTLRDTAEVAAGSVSGMAMAGETAAESKPDAATTIAAAERLAANQDSYLRRKQLWMFDVLDDDGDGAVTPADTMQFAHRLARLTGHTEDSPRAQQLEATVNRIWHALVVKPAWVPDPERLDREQFVTVMANSVAETPDKTLQYIGVVTNLAFAMADEDNDGRVTRDDGLRLVTEVLRVEREHAEHAWSVMDSDENGYLGYPESLMAVTDFIISIDPQAPGNLALGRI, encoded by the coding sequence GTGGCTGAAGCACCGAAGGACGACGAAACGACAGAGGTGACGCACGGGTCGACACTGCGCGATACCGCGGAGGTGGCGGCCGGGTCCGTGTCCGGAATGGCCATGGCGGGCGAGACAGCCGCCGAGTCCAAACCGGACGCGGCGACCACCATCGCCGCGGCGGAGCGACTGGCGGCGAACCAGGACTCGTACCTGCGGCGCAAACAGCTGTGGATGTTCGACGTGCTGGACGACGACGGCGACGGCGCGGTGACGCCCGCCGACACGATGCAGTTCGCGCACCGCCTCGCACGGCTGACCGGCCACACCGAGGACTCGCCGCGGGCACAGCAGCTGGAAGCCACGGTGAACCGGATCTGGCACGCGCTGGTGGTCAAACCCGCGTGGGTACCGGACCCGGAGCGGCTGGACAGGGAGCAGTTCGTCACGGTGATGGCGAACAGCGTGGCGGAGACGCCGGACAAGACGCTGCAGTACATCGGCGTGGTCACGAACCTGGCTTTCGCGATGGCTGACGAGGACAACGACGGACGGGTCACCCGGGACGACGGACTCCGGCTCGTCACGGAGGTGCTGCGCGTGGAGCGGGAGCACGCCGAGCACGCGTGGTCGGTGATGGACTCCGACGAGAACGGTTACCTCGGCTACCCCGAGAGCCTGATGGCGGTCACCGACTTCATCATCAGCATCGACCCGCAGGCACCGGGCAACCTGGCGCTCGGACGCATCTGA
- a CDS encoding hypothetical protein (product_source=Hypo-rule applied): MELRGVADMVGGTVCGYVEQGEPEMPRSSIQI, translated from the coding sequence ATGGAGCTGCGAGGAGTGGCGGACATGGTCGGTGGCACCGTGTGCGGATACGTGGAACAGGGTGAGCCGGAGATGCCACGTTCATCGATTCAAATATGA
- a CDS encoding signal transduction histidine kinase (product_source=COG0642; cath_funfam=3.30.565.10; cog=COG0642; pfam=PF02518; smart=SM00387; superfamily=55874; transmembrane_helix_parts=Outside_1_32,TMhelix_33_55,Inside_56_61,TMhelix_62_84,Outside_85_506): MMSALLPTAGCLEDDGPESCSDQAAADLRNRMLWLALLPVVPLLLVLGAVTAMLVTVDRSFPGAALALCALAIAAALLVGFIALKRTRNGVEQLLRKREAVRHEAARVDAAATAADTGSAADELFSPSYGNDALQAAFAKLARGLEAMADRAITEIDEAEHQVEDPDLLARLFRVDHLVNLSRRQAESLAILGGKAPQRQTQEDVSLQTVLRSAVAEIEHYSRVKMTAVEGTLKGPATAEVIHLLAELLENATQFSSNNTPVVVRTETVTAGVAIEIQDRGLGMTSDEIHRYNRLLEDADRVDLDELLADGRIGLSVVRVLAQRYNIRVRLQSSIYGGMEAVVLLPDSLLTTSPPEPAQPGPTAQELTPTPPPSGGPPPPVSRAHSPSRMQWTGDVAAPAAEPSPERHTPAPPTSEPASTPPPARTAPPSAETTSPPTGGERRRGDASQLPQRRPGTDNLPEELRTRQESVTPIPGHNTGLLSAFSQSESDQSASSEDRRNPSTSA; this comes from the coding sequence TTGATGTCTGCACTGTTACCTACTGCCGGCTGCCTTGAGGACGATGGTCCTGAGAGCTGTTCGGATCAAGCTGCCGCGGATCTACGGAACCGCATGCTGTGGCTTGCCCTGCTGCCGGTGGTGCCGTTACTCCTCGTGCTGGGTGCTGTCACGGCTATGCTGGTGACCGTCGATCGTTCGTTCCCGGGAGCCGCACTCGCCCTTTGTGCGTTGGCGATCGCGGCGGCACTGCTGGTCGGTTTCATCGCCCTCAAGCGGACCAGGAACGGTGTCGAACAACTCCTGCGGAAGCGCGAGGCGGTCAGACACGAGGCGGCCAGAGTTGACGCTGCCGCCACCGCTGCTGACACGGGCTCCGCAGCCGATGAGCTCTTCTCCCCGTCGTACGGCAACGACGCGCTCCAGGCCGCGTTCGCCAAGTTGGCACGGGGGCTGGAGGCCATGGCCGACCGAGCGATCACCGAAATCGACGAAGCCGAACACCAGGTGGAAGACCCTGATCTTCTCGCGCGCCTGTTCCGCGTGGACCACCTCGTCAACCTGTCTCGCCGCCAGGCGGAAAGTCTGGCCATACTCGGTGGTAAAGCGCCGCAGCGACAAACACAGGAGGACGTGAGCCTCCAGACAGTATTGCGCTCCGCCGTGGCTGAGATCGAGCACTACTCCCGGGTGAAGATGACCGCGGTGGAGGGAACACTGAAAGGGCCCGCCACCGCTGAGGTGATTCACCTGCTGGCGGAGCTGCTGGAAAACGCCACCCAATTCTCCAGTAACAACACTCCTGTGGTGGTGCGGACCGAAACCGTCACGGCCGGCGTGGCCATCGAGATCCAGGACCGTGGTCTTGGTATGACGAGCGATGAGATCCACCGGTACAACCGCCTGCTCGAGGACGCCGATCGGGTCGACCTCGACGAGCTTCTCGCGGACGGACGGATCGGGTTGTCGGTGGTCCGAGTCCTCGCGCAGCGCTACAACATCAGGGTCCGCCTGCAAAGCAGCATCTACGGAGGGATGGAAGCGGTCGTCCTGCTGCCGGACAGCTTGCTCACCACCTCGCCCCCGGAACCCGCGCAGCCCGGTCCAACTGCCCAAGAGCTGACGCCCACGCCGCCACCTTCCGGCGGGCCACCACCGCCGGTTTCCCGTGCTCACTCTCCCAGTCGGATGCAATGGACCGGCGACGTAGCAGCGCCCGCTGCCGAACCTTCGCCCGAAAGACACACACCGGCACCACCCACTTCTGAACCGGCGTCGACACCACCGCCGGCGCGGACCGCTCCCCCATCGGCGGAGACGACGAGCCCACCCACGGGCGGGGAGCGCCGTCGAGGTGACGCGTCACAGCTTCCGCAACGCAGGCCCGGCACGGACAACCTTCCGGAAGAGTTGCGGACACGACAGGAGAGCGTCACCCCGATCCCCGGCCACAACACGGGGCTGTTGAGCGCCTTCAGCCAGTCCGAGTCCGACCAGTCAGCTTCGTCAGAAGATCGGCGAAACCCTTCGACGTCCGCCTGA